One genomic region from Heterodontus francisci isolate sHetFra1 chromosome 14, sHetFra1.hap1, whole genome shotgun sequence encodes:
- the LOC137376926 gene encoding uncharacterized protein yields the protein MTSTIPLFFISYWSLIMSSCKLVCQQIKPSEQRFTVTKAKYCRCRLGDHFVEYLCSVSSLFLFKSSQEIKWVGCFCITHFHLDNKVFGVTVREGKKKGELKCCFQVTIDKTGKPSNKLKGTSHNDPNIVKIIEVKDLRKTIEIETGYGDTNAWVEWIKLPVKSLNKNNCYACASGRPIAQVVPFPLGWERDRKGMECMLALYQDKTAWGIQTCISLSIMFPPREKKDSRTPPSFLATSVNHTSCVRRHGAELTRNMGELKSCIETEDVTGRVRGGNYSSLNVPRADLWWYCGGKILRQTLPSQWKGTCAIVQLAIPFTLAFEKQKIITRERGKREAIANSFDDQVYLDSIGVPRGVPDEFKARNQITAGFESLFWWVTINKNVDWINYIYYNQQRFINYTRDAVKGIAEQLDATSRMAWENRLALDMILAEKGGVCIMLGGKCCTFIPNNTAPDGSITRALQGLTTLAEEMAENSGADTSLTGWLESWFGKWNGMIISVFTSLIMVVGILITIGCCIIPCVRGLTQRLIETALTKQMSIQRGQEESIYLLGNDKVDSINGDTDIEKTAEIMLRGFERTYENPPQYVENNKD from the exons ATGACTTCTACTATTCCTTTGTTCTTCATCAGTTATTGGTCTCTAATAATGAGCTCGTGCAAACTCGTCTGTCAGCAGATCAAACCTTCAGAGCAGAGATTCactgttacaaaagcaaaatactgcagatgcagactgggtgaccactttgtggaatatctctgctcagtct cttctctctttcttttcaaaagtagccaggaaataaaatgggttggatgtttttgtattacccacttccacttagacaacaaggtgtttggagtaacagttagagaagggaaaaagaaaggtgaattaaaatgttgttttcaggtaacaatagataagactggtaaaccatctaacaaactaaaagggacctctcataatgaccctaacatagtaaaaataatagaggtaaaagacctgagaaagacaattgagatagaaaccggttacggggacacaaatgcctgggtagaatggataaaattacctgtaaaaagtttgaacaaaaacaattgctatgcttgtgcatctggtagaccgatagctcaagtagtacctttcccgctggggtgggagcgtgaccgaaagggcatggaatgcatgttagccctatatcaggataagacggcttggggtattcaaacttgcatatccttgtcaataatgttccctccccgagagaaaaaggattcaaggactcccccttcatttttagccaccagtgtgaatcacacatcatgcgtacgtcgacacggtgcggagctaaccagaaatatgggagagttgaagtcatgcatagagactgaggatgtaactggaagagtcaggggagggaactactcatcattgaatgttcccagagcggatttatggtggtattgcggaggaaaaatcctgagacagaccctaccctcccagtggaaggggacgtgcgcaattgttcaattggcaataccattcaccttggcatttgagaaacaaaagataataacgagggaaaggggtaaaagggaagcgatagcgaactcttttgacgaccaggtgtacttggattccataggggtcccaagaggggtacctgatgaattcaaggcccgaaaccaaataaccgccggtttcgagtctttgttttggtgggtcactattaacaaaaatgtagattggataaattatatttattacaaccaacaaagatttataaattataccagagatgcggtaaaaggtatagctgaacaattagatgccactagtagaatggcttgggaaaatcgactggctctagatatgatcttagcagaaaaaggaggagtgtgtataatgttaggagggaaatgttgcacatttatcccaaataacacagcacccgatggttcaatcacccgagcactgcaagggttaacaactttagcagaggagatggccgaaaattcaggagcagacacttccctgacggggtggcttgaatcctggtttggaaaatggaacggcatgataatctcggtttttacctccctgatcatggttgtcggaatactaataaccatcgggtgttgtattattccttgtgtaagagggctgacacagcgattgattgagacagctttgacgaagcagatgtcaatacaaagaggccaggaagagagtatatacctgttaggtaatgacaaagtggatagtatcaacggagatacagacattgaaaagacggctgaaataatgctcagaggatttgagaggacatatgagaaccctccgcagtatgtagaaaacaacaaggattaa